In Halobacillus amylolyticus, the following proteins share a genomic window:
- a CDS encoding transposase, which produces MTQKYRNYDPEFKLYVVKLMELDGHKMTDLSQKLDIPYGNLKRWKTEYRDQKKKEEKEAQNQLLTASEYKEMYEKEKKSNVELQEEVDILKKAMHIFNQEK; this is translated from the coding sequence TTGACCCAAAAGTACAGAAATTATGACCCTGAGTTTAAGCTTTATGTTGTGAAGTTAATGGAATTGGACGGACACAAAATGACGGACCTTAGTCAGAAACTCGATATTCCCTACGGTAACCTTAAAAGATGGAAGACGGAGTATCGTGACCAAAAAAAGAAGGAAGAAAAAGAAGCACAGAATCAACTGTTGACCGCCTCTGAGTACAAGGAAATGTATGAAAAAGAGAAAAAAAGTAACGTAGAGCTCCAGGAGGAAGTCGACATTTTAAAAAAGGCCATGCACATCTTCAATCAGGAAAAGTAG